One window of the Pyrus communis chromosome 17, drPyrComm1.1, whole genome shotgun sequence genome contains the following:
- the LOC137722830 gene encoding 15-cis-phytoene desaturase, chloroplastic/chromoplastic: MAQWACVSAANLSCQATIVNTQKQRNSPRCDAFSFKGSEFMAQSWRFSSPQAVYRRPRNGVCPLKVVCVDYPRPDLDSTANFLEAACFSSTFRASPRPTKPLKVVIAGAGLAGLATAKYLADAGHQPILLEARDVLGGKVAAWKDSDGDWYETGLHIFFGAYPNIQNLFGELGINDRLQWKEHSMIFAMPNKPGEFSRFDFLEVLPAPINGIWAILKNNEMLTWPEKIKFAIGLLPAILGGQAYVEAQDGLSVKDWMRKQGIPDRVTTEVFIAMSKALNFINPDELSMQCILIALNRFLQEKHGSKMAFLDGSPPERLCAPIVDHIQSLGGEVRTNSRIQKIDLNNDGTVKSFVLNNGSVIEADAYVFATPVDILKLLLPENWKEMPYFKKLEKLVGVPVINVHIWFDRKLKNTYDHLLFSRSPLLSVYADMSVTCKEYYNPNQSMLELVFAPAEEWISCSDSEIIDATLNELAKLFPDEIAADQSKAKILKYHVVKTPRSVYKTVPGCEPCRPLQRSPLEGFYLAGDYTKQKYLASMEGAVLSGKLCAQAIVQDYELLAARGKKTRLPEAAAR, from the exons ATGGCGCAGTGGGCTTGTGTCTCCGCTGCTAACTTGAGCTGCCAAGCTACCATCGTAAACACTCAGAAGCAACGAAACAGTCCCCGATGCGATGCCTTTTCTTTCAAAGGCAGTGAATTTATGGCTCAGAGCTGGAGATTTTCAAGCCCACAAGCTGTTTATAGAAGGCCCAGGAATGGTGTTTGCCCTTTGAAG GTCGTTTGCGTTGATTATCCAAGACCAGACCTTGACAGTACTGCTAATTTCTTAGAAGCTGCGTGCTTCTCTTCCACTTTCCGAGCTTCTCCTCGCCCAACCAAGCCGTTAAAAGTTGTGATTGCTGGTGCAG gtttggccggtcTGGCAACTGCAAAATATTTGGCGGATGCGGGTCATCAACCTATACTACTAGAAGCCAGAGATGTTTTAGGCGGAAAG GTGGCAGCATGGAAAGATAGTGATGGGGACTGGTACGAAACAGGCCTCCATATATTCT TTGGAGCATATCCAAATATTCAGAACCTGTTTGGAGAGCTTGGTATTAATGATCGATTGCAGTGGAAGGAACATTCTATGATATTTGCAATGCCAAACAAGCCAGGGGAGTTCAGTCGGTTTGATTTCCTAGAAGTTCTGCCAGCACCCATAAATG GAATATGGGCCATATTGAAGAACAATGAGATGCTGACTTGGCCAGAGAAAATCAAGTTTGCAATTGGACTACTGCCAGCAATCCTTGGTGGGCAGGCTTATGTTGAAGCCCAAGATGGCTTGAGCGTAAAAGACTGGATGAGGAAACAG GGCATACCTGATCGAGTAACTACTGAGGTGTTTATAGCTATGTCAAAGGCCCTTAACTTTATTAACCCTGATGAACTTTCAATGCAATGCATATTGATTGCTTTGAACCGATTTCTTCAG GAGAAACACGGTTCCAAGATGGCTTTCTTGGATGGTAGTCCCCCTGAGAGACTCTGTGCTCCAATTGTTGATCATATCCAGTCATTGGGCGGTGAAGTCCGAACTAATTCCCGAATACAGAAAATTGATCTAAATAATGATGGAACTGTAAAGAGTTTTGTACTAAATAATGGGAGTGTGATTGAAGCAGATGCGTATGTGTTTGCCACTCCAG TTGATATCTTAAAGCTTCTATTGCCTGAAAACTGGAAAGAGATGCCATATTTCAAGAAATTGGAGAAACTAGTTGGAGTTCCAGTTATCAATGTTCACATATG GTTCGATAGAAAGCTGAAGAACACATATGATCACCTACTTTTTAGCAG AAGTCCTCTTTTAAGTGTGTATGCTGACATGTCCGTAACATGTAAG GAATATTACAATCCAAACCAATCTATGCTGGAGTTGGTTTTTGCACCGGCAGAAGAATGGATTTCATGTAGTGATTCAGAAATTATTGATGCTACACTCAATGAACTTGCAAAACTCTTTCCTGACGAAATAGCTGCAGATCAAAGCAAAGCAAAGATTTTGAAGTACCATGTTGTGAAAACACCAAG GTCTGTTTACAAGACTGTACCAGGTTGTGAACCTTGCCGTCCCTTGCAAAGATCTCCCCTAGAGGGTTTCTATTTAGCTGGTGATTACACAAAACAAAAGTATTTAGCTTCCATGGAAGGAGCGGTTCTATCAGGGAAACTTTGTGCTCAGGCGATTGTACAG GATTATGAATTGCTTGCTGCCCGGGGAAAAAAAACAAGGTTGCCTGAGGCAGCTGCTCGATGA